One region of Faecalibacter bovis genomic DNA includes:
- a CDS encoding deoxycytidylate deaminase, translated as MEVSVCKQTKYDKAYLRMALEWAKLSYCKRKQVGAIIVKNRMIISDGYNGTPSGFENCCEDNEGNTQWYVLHAEANAILKCAASTQDAEGATLYITMSPCKDCSKLILQAGIKRIVYIEKYKDNSGLEFLEKAGITIVHIPELELDA; from the coding sequence ATGGAAGTTAGTGTTTGTAAACAAACAAAATACGATAAGGCATATTTAAGAATGGCTTTAGAATGGGCCAAATTATCTTATTGTAAAAGAAAGCAAGTTGGTGCAATTATTGTTAAAAATCGTATGATAATATCAGACGGTTACAATGGTACGCCAAGTGGTTTTGAGAACTGCTGTGAAGATAATGAAGGCAATACACAATGGTATGTTTTACATGCAGAAGCTAATGCAATATTAAAATGTGCAGCATCTACGCAAGATGCTGAAGGCGCAACATTATATATCACAATGTCTCCTTGTAAAGATTGTAGCAAATTAATTTTACAAGCTGGTATTAAAAGAATTGTTTACATCGAGAAATATAAAGATAATTCCGGTTTAGAATTCTTAGAAAAGGCTGGAATCACAATTGTTCATATTCCTGAATTGGAATTAGATGCTTAA
- a CDS encoding site-specific recombinase — protein sequence MSLNSLFDPNYTSEKNYIIDLLDKAKKQNLNGVTFIDELTSIIENDESKRLFLIQQLNKIFSNINFISYLVDSGIHVEDGILSVFRKRVVDLLLPEIEDNNELTSLVNDVFYDSKRFQIISSIPKDRWTKFFTILAQNMPEEFAKKKISSVKNSLLQAMLILSDRVSGGFSGKEMIRYSSEVNYLGNPFSVLGLHINKILLKPDASFDILEIKECISNCRKLLDDILTQKDYKGISLDVAAKINRIQQQLTRLQVVLSAFNDIKNGNLIAFYSNSAKSWTEYYSPKKWMNNQLSSTLYLITFLVTYHNGKTGEKYITTTAKEYVRMFWTACGGGLIVAILCFIKTAIGNVPDSSPFFKGFFFSVNYAIGFTTIYLLHWTLATKQPSMTAARIARALVPASGTDLNVKDFTTLFAQLCRSQLIAILGNVIAGFSIALLIFLFLDKVLGIEVLKYSKAYHYWEEVVIMDPKIFYFGGIAGIFLFISGVISGITINNQRFYNIPERIYHHPLLVKFFNANRRRSISNWFERNNGGIVGNIAFGFMMGFAFLIGDILGVPFDIRHITFAAGNFAIGIGGMDYHFTDKGAIFMGFISVFLIGWCNFIVSFVLSLMLAFRSNNLPIYKMFPMFINIIKAFFRNPLPFFIPPLWTKSKEEA from the coding sequence ATGTCTTTAAATTCACTATTTGATCCGAATTATACTTCTGAAAAGAATTATATCATAGATCTATTAGATAAAGCTAAAAAGCAAAATCTTAATGGAGTTACTTTCATTGATGAGCTGACAAGTATAATTGAAAATGATGAGTCTAAAAGATTGTTTTTAATTCAACAATTAAATAAGATTTTTTCAAACATCAATTTTATCAGTTATTTGGTAGACTCAGGTATCCATGTTGAAGATGGTATTTTATCCGTTTTTAGAAAACGTGTTGTTGATTTGCTTTTGCCAGAAATTGAAGATAATAACGAATTAACATCTTTAGTAAATGATGTTTTTTACGATTCTAAACGTTTCCAAATAATATCTTCAATTCCTAAAGATAGATGGACAAAGTTCTTTACAATCTTAGCACAAAATATGCCTGAGGAATTTGCAAAGAAAAAAATTAGCAGTGTAAAAAATTCATTATTACAAGCCATGTTAATTTTATCAGATCGTGTGTCTGGTGGATTTTCAGGTAAAGAAATGATTCGATATAGTTCCGAGGTAAACTACTTAGGTAACCCATTTTCAGTATTAGGTTTACATATCAATAAAATTTTATTAAAACCAGATGCTTCTTTTGATATTCTTGAGATTAAAGAATGTATTTCGAATTGTAGAAAATTGTTAGATGATATTTTAACACAAAAAGATTATAAAGGAATTTCGTTAGATGTAGCTGCTAAAATCAATAGGATACAGCAACAATTAACTCGTTTACAAGTTGTATTAAGTGCTTTTAATGACATTAAAAATGGAAATTTAATTGCATTTTACTCTAATTCCGCTAAATCTTGGACTGAATATTATTCTCCTAAAAAATGGATGAATAATCAATTAAGTTCTACATTATATTTAATCACATTTTTGGTTACTTACCATAACGGTAAAACGGGCGAAAAATACATCACTACCACTGCGAAAGAATATGTACGAATGTTTTGGACTGCATGTGGAGGTGGATTAATTGTAGCTATTTTATGTTTTATTAAAACTGCAATTGGTAACGTACCAGATTCGTCACCATTTTTCAAAGGATTCTTCTTTAGTGTAAATTATGCGATTGGTTTTACAACAATCTATTTATTACACTGGACATTAGCTACAAAACAGCCATCCATGACGGCTGCAAGAATTGCACGTGCATTAGTTCCAGCTTCTGGTACAGATTTAAATGTGAAGGATTTTACCACATTATTTGCCCAATTATGCCGTAGTCAGTTGATTGCTATTTTAGGAAATGTTATAGCTGGTTTCTCAATCGCGTTGTTAATATTCTTGTTTTTGGATAAGGTATTAGGGATCGAAGTTTTAAAATATTCTAAAGCTTATCATTATTGGGAAGAAGTTGTAATAATGGATCCAAAGATTTTCTATTTCGGAGGTATAGCTGGAATTTTCTTATTTATTTCGGGTGTTATTTCAGGAATTACAATTAATAATCAACGTTTTTATAATATTCCGGAAAGAATTTATCATCATCCGTTATTAGTTAAATTTTTTAATGCAAATCGTAGAAGAAGTATCTCGAATTGGTTCGAAAGAAATAATGGTGGTATTGTTGGTAATATAGCATTCGGTTTTATGATGGGATTTGCTTTTTTAATTGGAGATATTTTAGGTGTTCCGTTCGACATTCGACATATTACTTTTGCGGCAGGTAATTTTGCAATAGGTATTGGTGGAATGGATTATCACTTTACAGATAAAGGTGCAATTTTTATGGGATTTATCTCAGTTTTCCTTATTGGTTGGTGCAACTTTATCGTAAGTTTTGTACTATCATTAATGTTAGCATTTAGATCAAATAATTTACCTATCTATAAAATGTTTCCGATGTTTATTAACATCATTAAAGCATTTTTCAGAAATCCGTTACCATTTTTTATTCCACCATTGTGGACAAAATCAAAAGAAGAAGCATAA
- a CDS encoding LolA family protein: MLKAKLSILIAVFLSICAFAQSADGIIKNNLARSGGENAWNNLNSIILKGEANINVDYSYPIIIQHQRPYNKKVSFIIDGKEVLNEGYDGKNGWTYSEIQKKNVVVPNYIPDAFDSDLLKYKQKGFKLNYIGKETYEKGKQCHRIELLKNKNQSFYCFDDKTYAVVFEENKDEILYYHDYKTFNGLSFATRIIGKPKEGGEYVIKFNTIQINPPIDKKVFKF, from the coding sequence ATGTTGAAAGCTAAATTATCAATCTTGATTGCCGTTTTTTTATCAATTTGTGCATTTGCTCAATCAGCCGATGGAATAATTAAAAATAATTTAGCCCGATCTGGGGGAGAAAATGCATGGAATAATCTGAATAGTATTATTCTAAAAGGTGAAGCAAATATAAATGTTGATTATTCGTATCCAATTATTATACAACATCAACGCCCGTACAATAAAAAGGTTTCTTTTATTATTGATGGTAAAGAAGTTTTAAACGAAGGTTACGATGGTAAAAATGGATGGACGTACAGCGAAATTCAAAAGAAAAATGTTGTAGTACCTAATTATATTCCTGATGCATTTGATTCTGATCTTTTAAAGTATAAACAAAAGGGTTTCAAATTAAATTATATCGGTAAAGAGACTTATGAAAAAGGGAAACAATGCCATAGAATCGAATTATTAAAAAATAAGAATCAATCTTTTTATTGTTTTGATGATAAAACGTATGCAGTAGTTTTCGAAGAAAATAAAGACGAAATCTTATATTATCATGATTACAAAACTTTTAATGGTTTAAGTTTTGCCACTCGTATCATAGGGAAACCAAAAGAAGGAGGCGAATATGTTATTAAATTTAATACTATTCAAATCAATCCGCCTATCGATAAAAAAGTATTTAAATTTTAG
- a CDS encoding HNH endonuclease yields MSDSWKEYESEGLIEKRSFLVSRSGLVKKLYTGQDKYKILEGAINNGYRAIWVTKADGKRTAKYVHKMVAETFLSNDENKEYVIHLDHNKLNNNIENLKWATLEEWKEHNKDLFRMMKGRSRLDSIPNSKLTENQVVRLKKKLMDPNRKTKIATLAKQFNISQGQVYRILRGENWSHIEVK; encoded by the coding sequence ATGAGTGATTCATGGAAAGAGTATGAGTCTGAGGGTCTGATTGAAAAAAGATCATTCTTAGTATCTAGAAGTGGACTTGTGAAAAAACTTTACACAGGTCAAGACAAATACAAAATTTTAGAAGGGGCTATTAACAACGGTTACCGTGCAATATGGGTAACTAAAGCCGATGGGAAAAGAACTGCAAAATACGTTCATAAGATGGTTGCAGAGACTTTTTTGTCAAACGATGAGAACAAAGAATATGTGATCCATTTAGACCATAATAAATTGAATAATAACATTGAAAATTTAAAATGGGCTACGTTAGAGGAATGGAAAGAACATAACAAAGATTTGTTTAGAATGATGAAAGGACGTTCTCGTTTAGATAGCATTCCTAATAGCAAGTTGACAGAAAATCAGGTGGTTCGTTTAAAGAAAAAATTAATGGATCCTAACCGAAAAACTAAAATCGCAACTTTGGCGAAACAATTTAATATCTCTCAAGGACAAGTTTACAGAATCCTTAGAGGTGAAAACTGGTCTCACATTGAAGTGAAGTAA
- the kdsB gene encoding 3-deoxy-manno-octulosonate cytidylyltransferase, which translates to MRKIAVIPARYAASRFPGKLMEKLGDKTVIRMTYDNVVATNLFDDVFVVTDSELIYNEIENHGGKAIYSLKEHETGSDRIAEAVEKLDCDVVLNVQGDEPFINEKALADLLTSFDGEEGQNVDVATLKQEITDVEEINNPNIVKVIVDFKDYALYFSRSPIPYARETNFTATYYRHIGVYAFRKNALLKFAKLEMRQCERAEKLEQLRYLEYGLRIKVVETDFNGVGIDTPEDLVKAKTLLK; encoded by the coding sequence ATGAGAAAAATTGCAGTAATTCCTGCGCGATATGCAGCCTCTCGATTTCCAGGAAAATTGATGGAAAAATTAGGAGATAAAACTGTAATTCGCATGACTTATGATAACGTTGTCGCAACAAATTTGTTTGATGATGTTTTTGTAGTTACAGATTCAGAATTAATATATAACGAAATAGAAAATCACGGAGGTAAAGCTATTTATAGTTTAAAAGAACACGAAACAGGTAGTGACAGAATTGCAGAAGCAGTAGAAAAACTAGATTGTGATGTTGTTTTAAATGTACAAGGCGATGAACCGTTTATTAACGAAAAAGCTTTGGCTGATCTTTTAACTTCATTTGATGGCGAAGAAGGCCAAAATGTAGATGTCGCGACATTAAAACAAGAAATTACAGATGTAGAAGAAATTAATAATCCGAACATTGTAAAGGTAATTGTTGATTTTAAAGATTATGCGTTATATTTTTCACGCAGTCCTATACCTTATGCCCGTGAAACAAATTTTACTGCTACATATTATAGACATATCGGGGTGTATGCTTTTCGAAAAAATGCATTGTTAAAATTTGCAAAACTAGAAATGCGACAATGTGAGCGTGCTGAGAAACTTGAACAGCTTCGTTATCTTGAATATGGTTTGAGAATCAAGGTGGTTGAAACTGATTTTAATGGTGTGGGAATCGACACTCCAGAAGATTTAGTGAAAGCAAAAACGTTATTGAAATAA
- a CDS encoding DUF3822 family protein: MSENASTKSLALLITNDTLTFLTKTVQGTEEFYSEAINVNLPDLNEAVSYDLVEKEIKSNLPLLLYYNDVKICYISTPVTVVPNVHLSDNLSSFISLSNQSKFEAETIKLKNVDASLVFNTYNPLNKVLNNLPNLKNGTTFHVGKFLIDNNRIDSEKNQIFVRLIKQKLELCIYKKGVFTLYNVFDVTSDEDIVYYILNSLEQFNVDPNQVYVSLEGGITEDSIAYEHLAKYIQFIDFNREIEAIGPKYLLYKIFECE, encoded by the coding sequence ATGTCTGAAAACGCCTCTACAAAATCATTAGCGTTATTAATAACAAACGATACGTTAACATTCTTAACTAAGACTGTTCAAGGAACTGAAGAATTTTACTCAGAAGCGATTAATGTTAATCTACCTGATTTAAATGAAGCTGTTTCGTATGATCTAGTAGAAAAAGAAATCAAATCAAATTTACCTTTATTATTATATTATAACGATGTAAAAATTTGCTACATTTCTACTCCTGTAACTGTTGTACCTAATGTACATTTATCAGATAATTTATCTTCTTTTATAAGTTTATCAAATCAATCAAAATTTGAAGCTGAAACTATAAAATTGAAAAATGTAGATGCTAGTTTAGTTTTCAACACATACAATCCGCTCAATAAAGTTTTGAATAATTTACCAAATCTTAAAAATGGAACAACTTTCCATGTTGGTAAATTCTTAATCGATAATAATAGAATAGATTCAGAAAAGAATCAGATTTTTGTTCGTTTAATCAAACAAAAATTAGAACTTTGCATTTATAAAAAAGGAGTTTTTACTCTTTATAATGTATTTGATGTAACATCAGACGAAGATATCGTTTATTACATCTTAAATTCATTAGAACAATTTAATGTGGATCCTAATCAAGTTTACGTCTCATTAGAAGGAGGAATAACTGAAGATAGTATTGCTTACGAACATTTGGCAAAATATATTCAGTTTATTGATTTTAACAGAGAGATTGAAGCGATAGGTCCAAAATATTTACTTTATAAAATTTTTGAATGCGAATAA
- the rsmD gene encoding 16S rRNA (guanine(966)-N(2))-methyltransferase RsmD produces the protein MRIISGSLKGKRITAPSNLPVRPTTDFAKEALFNIINNQWYFDEITVLDLFSGIGSISLEFASRGAKKVTSVDNYFACVKFLEETSKKLELDNIINTQKNDAIKYVSKKAVKGYDIVFADPPYDLPEEDYKKLLDGILENGWIEEEGNFILEHPASIKFEDHPRFVQHKKYGNVHFSFFE, from the coding sequence ATGCGAATAATTTCAGGATCATTAAAAGGAAAAAGAATTACAGCTCCGTCAAATTTACCTGTAAGACCAACTACAGATTTTGCAAAAGAAGCTTTATTCAATATTATTAACAATCAATGGTATTTTGATGAGATTACAGTTTTAGATTTATTTTCTGGAATTGGATCTATTTCATTAGAATTTGCCTCTCGTGGTGCAAAAAAAGTAACTTCTGTTGACAACTATTTTGCTTGTGTAAAATTCTTAGAAGAAACTTCAAAAAAATTAGAATTAGATAACATCATTAATACTCAAAAAAATGATGCTATTAAATATGTGAGCAAAAAAGCTGTAAAGGGTTATGATATTGTTTTTGCCGATCCTCCTTACGACTTACCAGAGGAAGATTATAAAAAACTTTTAGACGGTATTTTAGAGAATGGTTGGATTGAAGAAGAAGGAAACTTTATATTAGAACATCCTGCATCAATCAAATTTGAAGATCACCCACGTTTTGTTCAACACAAAAAATACGGTAACGTACATTTTTCTTTTTTTGAGTAA
- a CDS encoding Plug domain-containing protein, which produces MTRFPGSPQDQLQSISVVSEKLIEDQGALTITEAARNVPGVTLFGSYGGNRESMSIRGYRGTPVLKNGIRMDSDFRTSSGVADMQGIESL; this is translated from the coding sequence ATTACACGTTTCCCAGGTTCACCTCAAGATCAATTACAATCTATATCAGTAGTCTCAGAGAAATTAATCGAAGACCAAGGAGCTTTAACCATTACCGAAGCTGCTCGCAATGTTCCAGGAGTTACTTTATTTGGATCGTATGGAGGAAATAGAGAATCTATGTCTATCCGTGGTTACCGAGGAACTCCAGTTCTTAAAAATGGTATTCGTATGGATTCTGATTTTAGAACTTCTTCAGGTGTAGCAGATATGCAAGGGATTGAATCTTTATAA
- a CDS encoding TonB-dependent siderophore receptor: MANGLGSAGGVINLVTKTPRYTNTGNIGLRVGSWNQIRTTFDVQRTVGENKNFAFRVNGAYEQADSYRDIINKDKFYINPSLAWKIDDKTEFITEFDYLKGDATPDRGTYNTKGITENGLIDMGSRFLGFDIDNEEMETFSYAARLTRQLTDQINVRAAWMSNFYTRNVLGSTLTGNGDTRQRGMARSFKDDRNSTLQIDVIGKEFDFGKFKWSWQVGYDLTTTRTDNRTAEGITNVNSDVTSTGPINNHIELTPEQWAKLELRESTMENMTSYGILTQQQLSYADKFKLVAAARYSYANNYKDSAIDPMVGLMYSPTKNINIYGTYATTTSLRTASQNMIDGTKAGPSVTDQFEAGIKTSWIHDRLRANVNYFNMNQDNLTYQYYDPQTNAATNFYDYAGNLRRSGIEVEVTGRPLNNLQVLLGYSYVDAGYNNSPSYVQGSRPMNSPYSTANAWVQYKFQNTQTIVDGLSVSVGAYYTGSRPVNDQTSSRDSHGNVMNGVAPFLMPEYTTLNAQLGYAAKQFDFRLFFNNITDVVGYNSYYRGGFINQIDPFNIAGQVVFKF; this comes from the coding sequence ATGGCAAATGGTTTAGGTTCTGCAGGTGGAGTTATCAATCTAGTTACTAAAACACCTCGCTATACAAATACAGGAAACATTGGCTTACGTGTTGGTTCTTGGAATCAAATCAGAACTACTTTTGATGTTCAAAGAACTGTTGGAGAAAATAAAAATTTTGCATTTCGTGTAAATGGAGCTTACGAACAGGCTGATAGTTACCGAGATATTATCAATAAAGATAAATTTTATATTAATCCATCATTGGCTTGGAAAATCGACGATAAAACAGAATTCATTACAGAATTTGATTATTTAAAAGGAGATGCTACACCCGATCGAGGTACTTACAATACGAAAGGAATTACCGAAAATGGATTAATTGATATGGGCTCTCGTTTTTTAGGTTTTGATATTGATAATGAAGAAATGGAAACATTTTCTTACGCTGCACGCTTAACTCGTCAATTAACTGATCAGATTAATGTACGCGCAGCATGGATGTCTAATTTTTACACAAGAAATGTATTAGGTTCTACCTTAACTGGAAATGGAGATACAAGACAACGTGGAATGGCTCGCAGTTTTAAAGACGATCGCAATTCTACTTTACAAATTGATGTGATTGGTAAAGAATTCGATTTCGGAAAATTCAAATGGTCTTGGCAAGTTGGATATGATTTAACAACAACAAGAACTGATAACCGTACTGCCGAAGGAATTACTAATGTAAATAGTGATGTTACTTCGACAGGTCCAATTAATAATCACATCGAATTAACTCCAGAACAGTGGGCGAAGTTAGAATTAAGAGAGTCTACAATGGAAAACATGACTTCTTACGGAATCCTAACTCAGCAACAGTTATCCTATGCAGATAAATTCAAATTAGTCGCAGCAGCTCGCTATTCTTACGCTAATAATTACAAAGATTCTGCTATCGATCCAATGGTTGGATTAATGTATTCTCCTACAAAAAATATTAATATTTATGGTACTTATGCGACAACAACAAGTTTACGCACTGCATCACAAAATATGATTGATGGAACAAAAGCTGGTCCTTCTGTAACTGATCAATTTGAAGCTGGTATTAAAACATCTTGGATTCATGATCGTTTAAGAGCAAATGTAAACTACTTTAACATGAACCAAGACAACTTAACATATCAATACTATGATCCACAAACTAACGCTGCTACAAATTTCTATGATTACGCAGGTAATTTAAGAAGAAGTGGTATCGAAGTAGAAGTAACTGGTCGCCCGTTAAATAATTTGCAAGTATTATTAGGATATTCTTATGTAGATGCAGGTTATAACAACTCACCTTCTTATGTACAAGGATCTCGACCAATGAACTCACCTTATTCAACTGCAAATGCTTGGGTACAATACAAATTTCAAAACACACAAACTATTGTAGATGGTTTATCAGTTTCGGTTGGTGCATATTACACGGGATCAAGACCTGTTAATGACCAAACTAGTTCAAGAGATTCGCATGGAAATGTAATGAACGGAGTTGCTCCATTCTTAATGCCAGAATACACAACTTTAAATGCACAATTAGGTTATGCCGCAAAGCAATTTGATTTCCGTCTATTCTTTAATAACATAACGGACGTTGTAGGATATAATTCTTATTACCGAGGCGGTTTTATTAATCAAATTGATCCATTTAATATTGCAGGTCAAGTCGTTTTTAAATTCTAA
- a CDS encoding TlpA family protein disulfide reductase: MKSIFTFLFVACFSVFTFAQTNLPEHEYPSTMPAFQFVKIKGEGIFDSKDLKKNKTTIIGLVSPECIHCLLSLEHLNNNFEKLKDVNIVLVTEYSKEEFYNKINALAPNFYSANNVEILQDSDYEFAEKFKPLTIPTFYLYNKKGELITVKRGSVEVNQIFQFL, encoded by the coding sequence ATGAAGTCAATTTTTACGTTTTTGTTCGTTGCCTGTTTTAGCGTTTTTACATTTGCACAAACAAATCTGCCTGAACATGAGTATCCATCAACAATGCCAGCTTTTCAATTTGTAAAGATTAAAGGAGAAGGTATTTTCGATTCTAAAGATTTGAAGAAAAATAAAACGACAATAATAGGATTAGTTTCTCCAGAATGTATCCATTGTTTATTATCACTTGAGCATTTAAACAACAATTTTGAAAAGCTAAAAGATGTAAATATTGTTTTAGTAACAGAATACAGCAAAGAGGAATTTTATAATAAAATCAACGCTTTAGCTCCTAATTTTTACTCAGCAAATAATGTTGAAATTCTACAAGATTCGGATTATGAATTTGCAGAAAAATTTAAACCATTAACTATCCCAACTTTCTATTTATACAATAAAAAAGGAGAATTAATAACTGTAAAAAGAGGCTCTGTAGAAGTAAATCAGATATTTCAATTTTTATAA
- a CDS encoding FKBP-type peptidyl-prolyl cis-trans isomerase, translated as MKKILVGIFVVASLVSCNKGKTVEKLDNDDQKASYAFGVGLGEGVKQMSARLVESDSIDYAQLEKGLKDYLNGSTGRESYSIGQQMGQQIETVINQQQLDQLDKDIIVQGIMDVVRHKKLLITQEAGMGFLDTYAQNHMKNTAKKNAEESKKLVEAKKGGKAKATASGLVYEVVKEGTGAKPNANSIVKVKYTGKLLKDGKVFDSTEKNNKGEAVEFPLNAVIPGWSEGLQLMSKGGVYKFYIPSELGYGEQGAPGGQIGPNQALEFEVELVDFKEGEPAPAPSQGGGLTEAQLQELQKQFEAQAQQGK; from the coding sequence ATGAAAAAAATTCTTGTAGGAATTTTCGTTGTTGCATCATTAGTTTCATGTAACAAAGGAAAAACTGTAGAAAAATTAGATAACGACGATCAAAAAGCATCTTATGCTTTTGGAGTTGGTTTAGGTGAAGGAGTTAAACAAATGTCTGCTCGTTTAGTTGAATCTGATAGTATCGATTACGCTCAATTAGAAAAAGGTTTAAAAGATTATTTAAACGGATCTACAGGGAGAGAATCTTACTCAATTGGTCAACAAATGGGACAACAGATTGAAACTGTTATCAACCAACAACAATTAGATCAGTTAGACAAAGACATCATCGTACAAGGTATTATGGATGTAGTTCGTCACAAAAAGTTATTAATTACTCAGGAAGCTGGAATGGGATTCTTAGACACTTACGCTCAGAATCACATGAAAAATACAGCTAAGAAAAATGCTGAGGAATCTAAAAAATTAGTAGAGGCTAAAAAAGGAGGTAAAGCAAAAGCTACTGCTTCTGGATTAGTTTACGAAGTTGTGAAGGAAGGTACAGGAGCAAAACCAAATGCTAATAGTATCGTTAAAGTAAAATATACTGGTAAATTATTAAAAGACGGTAAAGTTTTCGATTCAACTGAGAAAAACAACAAAGGTGAAGCTGTAGAATTCCCATTAAACGCTGTTATTCCAGGATGGTCTGAAGGTTTACAATTAATGTCTAAAGGAGGTGTTTACAAATTCTACATTCCATCTGAATTAGGATACGGTGAACAAGGTGCTCCAGGAGGTCAAATTGGACCTAACCAAGCTTTAGAATTTGAAGTTGAATTAGTTGATTTCAAAGAAGGTGAACCAGCTCCAGCTCCATCACAAGGTGGAGGATTAACTGAAGCGCAATTACAAGAGTTACAAAAACAATTTGAAGCTCAAGCTCAACAAGGAAAATAA
- the dnaX gene encoding DNA polymerase III subunit gamma/tau, giving the protein MENFVVSARKYRPLEFSDVVGQSAITNTLEQAIESSQIPQALLFCGPRGVGKTTCARILARKINEENGVDGDNDFAFNIFELDAASNNSVDDIRNLIDQVRIVPQVGKYRVYIIDEVHMLSTAAFNAFLKTLEEPPAHAIFILATTEKHKIIPTILSRCQIYDFKRISVEDIKGHLVNVATKEAVTYEDDALHLIAQKADGALRDSLSIFDRMATFTNKNLTLDAVAENLNVLDYEYYFKMTDAFLENDIPEAMLQFNTILNKGFDAHLFITGLGSHFRDLLMAKTANTVQLLEVGDRTKAKYVEHAQKCTSVFLFGAIEICNHADINYKTSKNPRLTVEIALMQLASLTAEEQGLKKKNIG; this is encoded by the coding sequence ATGGAAAACTTTGTAGTCTCAGCTCGTAAATATCGCCCGTTAGAATTTTCAGATGTCGTAGGACAATCTGCAATTACAAATACGTTAGAACAAGCGATTGAGAGTAGTCAAATCCCTCAAGCGTTATTGTTTTGCGGACCACGTGGAGTTGGTAAAACAACTTGTGCACGTATTTTAGCGCGTAAAATTAACGAAGAGAATGGAGTAGACGGTGACAATGATTTTGCTTTTAATATTTTCGAATTAGACGCTGCGTCAAATAATTCGGTTGATGATATTAGAAATTTAATTGACCAAGTTCGTATTGTACCACAAGTAGGTAAATATCGTGTGTACATTATTGATGAGGTCCATATGTTATCTACGGCTGCTTTTAATGCATTTCTTAAAACATTAGAAGAACCACCAGCACATGCAATTTTTATTTTAGCTACGACAGAGAAACATAAAATTATACCAACGATTTTATCTCGTTGTCAAATTTATGATTTCAAGCGTATTTCTGTAGAAGATATCAAAGGTCATTTAGTAAATGTTGCAACAAAAGAAGCTGTAACTTATGAAGATGATGCTTTACATTTAATCGCTCAGAAAGCAGATGGAGCTTTGCGTGATTCACTTTCTATCTTTGATAGAATGGCAACTTTTACAAACAAAAATCTAACTTTAGATGCAGTTGCAGAAAATTTAAATGTATTAGATTACGAATATTATTTTAAAATGACTGATGCGTTTTTAGAAAATGATATTCCAGAAGCAATGCTTCAGTTTAATACAATTTTAAACAAAGGATTTGATGCACATTTGTTTATTACAGGCTTAGGATCTCATTTCCGTGATTTGTTAATGGCAAAAACGGCAAATACTGTTCAGTTATTAGAAGTTGGTGATCGTACAAAAGCTAAATATGTAGAACATGCGCAGAAATGTACAAGTGTTTTCCTTTTTGGTGCGATAGAAATTTGTAATCATGCGGATATTAATTACAAAACAAGTAAAAATCCAAGATTAACGGTAGAAATTGCTTTAATGCAACTTGCTTCTTTAACTGCAGAAGAGCAAGGGCTTAAAAAAAAAAATATAGGATAG